One window from the genome of Diospyros lotus cultivar Yz01 chromosome 11, ASM1463336v1, whole genome shotgun sequence encodes:
- the LOC127812886 gene encoding uncharacterized protein LOC127812886 isoform X1 produces MADEAQYASPTDSSLGSKRKYEDETAPSGPRRPTGFSAPVASQSPDSANAPSYNSVPPPVDDIQLAKQRAQEIAARLFNSAEAKRPRVDNGATGFDSADSKGFGSVLDDAGQKPLLSSVTPSSMPAAYGYQGTSKRIEIPNGRVGVIIGKAGETIKYLQHQSGAKIQVTRDMDADPNSPTRTVELMGTPDQITKAEQLIQDVLSEAEAGGSGTVTRRLSGQQYGAEHFEMKIPNNKVGLVIGKGGETIKNMQASSGARIQVIPLHLPPGDTSMERTVHIDGTSEQIEAAKQLVNEVTSENRARNPSMTGGYPQHGYQARPPTSWASPAPQMQQPGYGYTQPGAYPTQVPQYMSQPQYPGYPQQTSGGYPTGWDQTTGAPNQQTGQGAGYDYYSQQPQQQQGSGGSSGPADNTSYGYSQPPVSGYNPQGQSFPQGGYGGYAAPVPQPGYGQPQPNPQGYDQQQGYASYGNAANPTPEGLTAYAGAQGDSNQAPSNVQSSAAGQQGQSGTQQPSPNPGSYPPQGSAQPGYGIPTSQPGYGTQPPSGYGPNYAPPQGQKPAANQSVYAQPQQSPSAQGGYVQPTALQAGYPHSQPPPLQAGYAPPDSASQRPPLSGYGAPTVQPGYGTPPYGVAPLPQPGYGQQQQQLPPYNSSYGGGYSQSPAYSTDANAGGNAAPSSQSGQASGAAKASPQS; encoded by the exons ATGGCGGACGAGGCTCAGTACGCATCGCCCACAGACTCCTCGTTAGGCAGCAAGCGCAAGTACGAGGACGAGACAGCGCCCTCTGGCCCTCGTAGGCCCACTGGCTTCTCGGCTCCCGTCGCGTCGCAGTCACCAGACTCCGCCAACGCGCCTTCATACAACAGCGTTCCTCCTCCTGTCGACGACATCCAGCTCGCCAAGCAGCGCGCCCAGGAGATCGCTGCTCGACTCTTCAACAGCGCCGAGGCAAAGCGCCCTAGGGTTGACAATGGCGCTACAGGCTTCGATTCCGCGGACAGTAAGGGTTTCGGCTCTGTCCTGGATG ATGCTGGACAGAAGCCTCTCCTGTCAAGTGTGACTCCCTCATCAATGCCTGCTGCATATGGTTACCAGGGAACAAGCAAAAGGATTGAAATACCGAATGGGAGGGTCGGTGTCATTATTGGGAAGGCTGGAGAAACTATCAAGTACCTTCAGCATCAATCTGGAGCCAAGATTCAAGTCACTAGGGATATGGATGCAGACCCTAATTCCCCCACGAGGACAGTTGAACTTATGGGTACTCCAGATCAAATAACCAAAGCTGAGCAGTTGATACAAGATGTACTTTCTGAG GCTGAAGCTGGGGGATCAGGAACTGTTACTCGGAGATTAAGCGGACAGCAATATGGCGCTGAgcattttgaaatgaaaattccCAACAACAAG GTTGGTCTTGTAATTGGAAAAGGAGGTGAGACCATAAAGAATATGCAAGCCAGCTCAGGGGCTCGTATTCAG GTGATTCCGCTGCACCTTCCCCCAGGTGACACATCGATGGAGAGGACAGTACATATAGATGGGACCAGTGAACAGATTGAGGCTGCAAAACAGTTGGTCAATGAAGTTACCAGTGAG AATCGTGCTAGAAATCCATCAATGACTGGAGGATATCCTCAGCATGGTTACCAAGCACGACCTCCAACTAGCTGGGCTTCTCCTGCTCCTCAAATGCAACAACCTGGTTATGGTTACACACAGCCGGGAGCATATCCTACCCAAGTACCACAATACATGTCTCAGCCACAATACCCTGGGTATCCTCAACAAACCTCTGGTGGTTATCCTACTGGCTGGGACCAGACAACTGGAGCACCAAATCAGCAGACTGGTCAGGGAGCTGGTTATGATTACTATAGCCAGCAGCCTCAGCAGCAGCAAGGATCTGGTGGTTCTTCAGGCCCTGCAGATAATACCAGTTATGGTTACAGTCAGCCACCAGTTTCTGGCTATAATCCACAAGGACAATCTTTTCCTCAAGGTGGCTATGGTGGATATGCAGCCCCAGTTCCACAACCTGGATATGGTCAGCCTCAGCCAAATCCTCAGGGTTATGATCAGCAGCAAGGGTACGCTTCTTATGGTAATGCAGCCAACCCAACCCCAGAGGGACTCACAGCTTATGCGGGAGCTCAGGGGGATTCCAATCAAGCACCTTCAAATGTTCAGTCATCGGCAGCAGGGCAACAAGGACAGAGTGGAACGCAGCAGCCAAGCCCCAACCCGGGTAGTTATCCACCTCAGGGCTCTGCCCAGCCAGGTTATGGAATTCCCACTTCCCAACCTGGTTATGGGACTCAACCGCCCTCCGGATATGGGCCCAACTATGCCCCACCTCAGGGTCAGAAACCTGCAGCCAATCAGTCGGTTTATGCGCAACCCCAACAATCACCCAGTGCTCAAGGAGGCTATGTGCAGCCTACTGCTCTGCAGGCTGGATATCCTCACTCTCAGCCCCCACCATTGCAAGCAGGTTATGCTCCACCTGATTCAGCTTCGCAGCGCCCTCCATTATCTGGTTATGGTGCTCCAACGGTTCAACCAGGGTATGGCACCCCGCCCTATGGTGTAGCTCCACTGCCTCAGCCAGGTTAtgggcagcagcagcagcagctgccACCTTACAACAGTTCATATGGTGGTGGTTATTCTCAGTCTCCAGCTTATTCTACAGATGCCAATGCTGGGGGAAATGCAGCACCATCTTCTCAGAGTGGCCAAGCTAGCGGAGCTGCCAAAGCATCACCTCAGAGCTAA
- the LOC127812886 gene encoding uncharacterized protein LOC127812886 isoform X2, whose amino-acid sequence MADEAQYASPTDSSLGSKRKYEDETAPSGPRRPTGFSAPVASQSPDSANAPSYNSVPPPVDDIQLAKQRAQEIAARLFNSAEAKRPRVDNGATGFDSADNAGQKPLLSSVTPSSMPAAYGYQGTSKRIEIPNGRVGVIIGKAGETIKYLQHQSGAKIQVTRDMDADPNSPTRTVELMGTPDQITKAEQLIQDVLSEAEAGGSGTVTRRLSGQQYGAEHFEMKIPNNKVGLVIGKGGETIKNMQASSGARIQVIPLHLPPGDTSMERTVHIDGTSEQIEAAKQLVNEVTSENRARNPSMTGGYPQHGYQARPPTSWASPAPQMQQPGYGYTQPGAYPTQVPQYMSQPQYPGYPQQTSGGYPTGWDQTTGAPNQQTGQGAGYDYYSQQPQQQQGSGGSSGPADNTSYGYSQPPVSGYNPQGQSFPQGGYGGYAAPVPQPGYGQPQPNPQGYDQQQGYASYGNAANPTPEGLTAYAGAQGDSNQAPSNVQSSAAGQQGQSGTQQPSPNPGSYPPQGSAQPGYGIPTSQPGYGTQPPSGYGPNYAPPQGQKPAANQSVYAQPQQSPSAQGGYVQPTALQAGYPHSQPPPLQAGYAPPDSASQRPPLSGYGAPTVQPGYGTPPYGVAPLPQPGYGQQQQQLPPYNSSYGGGYSQSPAYSTDANAGGNAAPSSQSGQASGAAKASPQS is encoded by the exons ATGGCGGACGAGGCTCAGTACGCATCGCCCACAGACTCCTCGTTAGGCAGCAAGCGCAAGTACGAGGACGAGACAGCGCCCTCTGGCCCTCGTAGGCCCACTGGCTTCTCGGCTCCCGTCGCGTCGCAGTCACCAGACTCCGCCAACGCGCCTTCATACAACAGCGTTCCTCCTCCTGTCGACGACATCCAGCTCGCCAAGCAGCGCGCCCAGGAGATCGCTGCTCGACTCTTCAACAGCGCCGAGGCAAAGCGCCCTAGGGTTGACAATGGCGCTACAGGCTTCGATTCCGCGGACA ATGCTGGACAGAAGCCTCTCCTGTCAAGTGTGACTCCCTCATCAATGCCTGCTGCATATGGTTACCAGGGAACAAGCAAAAGGATTGAAATACCGAATGGGAGGGTCGGTGTCATTATTGGGAAGGCTGGAGAAACTATCAAGTACCTTCAGCATCAATCTGGAGCCAAGATTCAAGTCACTAGGGATATGGATGCAGACCCTAATTCCCCCACGAGGACAGTTGAACTTATGGGTACTCCAGATCAAATAACCAAAGCTGAGCAGTTGATACAAGATGTACTTTCTGAG GCTGAAGCTGGGGGATCAGGAACTGTTACTCGGAGATTAAGCGGACAGCAATATGGCGCTGAgcattttgaaatgaaaattccCAACAACAAG GTTGGTCTTGTAATTGGAAAAGGAGGTGAGACCATAAAGAATATGCAAGCCAGCTCAGGGGCTCGTATTCAG GTGATTCCGCTGCACCTTCCCCCAGGTGACACATCGATGGAGAGGACAGTACATATAGATGGGACCAGTGAACAGATTGAGGCTGCAAAACAGTTGGTCAATGAAGTTACCAGTGAG AATCGTGCTAGAAATCCATCAATGACTGGAGGATATCCTCAGCATGGTTACCAAGCACGACCTCCAACTAGCTGGGCTTCTCCTGCTCCTCAAATGCAACAACCTGGTTATGGTTACACACAGCCGGGAGCATATCCTACCCAAGTACCACAATACATGTCTCAGCCACAATACCCTGGGTATCCTCAACAAACCTCTGGTGGTTATCCTACTGGCTGGGACCAGACAACTGGAGCACCAAATCAGCAGACTGGTCAGGGAGCTGGTTATGATTACTATAGCCAGCAGCCTCAGCAGCAGCAAGGATCTGGTGGTTCTTCAGGCCCTGCAGATAATACCAGTTATGGTTACAGTCAGCCACCAGTTTCTGGCTATAATCCACAAGGACAATCTTTTCCTCAAGGTGGCTATGGTGGATATGCAGCCCCAGTTCCACAACCTGGATATGGTCAGCCTCAGCCAAATCCTCAGGGTTATGATCAGCAGCAAGGGTACGCTTCTTATGGTAATGCAGCCAACCCAACCCCAGAGGGACTCACAGCTTATGCGGGAGCTCAGGGGGATTCCAATCAAGCACCTTCAAATGTTCAGTCATCGGCAGCAGGGCAACAAGGACAGAGTGGAACGCAGCAGCCAAGCCCCAACCCGGGTAGTTATCCACCTCAGGGCTCTGCCCAGCCAGGTTATGGAATTCCCACTTCCCAACCTGGTTATGGGACTCAACCGCCCTCCGGATATGGGCCCAACTATGCCCCACCTCAGGGTCAGAAACCTGCAGCCAATCAGTCGGTTTATGCGCAACCCCAACAATCACCCAGTGCTCAAGGAGGCTATGTGCAGCCTACTGCTCTGCAGGCTGGATATCCTCACTCTCAGCCCCCACCATTGCAAGCAGGTTATGCTCCACCTGATTCAGCTTCGCAGCGCCCTCCATTATCTGGTTATGGTGCTCCAACGGTTCAACCAGGGTATGGCACCCCGCCCTATGGTGTAGCTCCACTGCCTCAGCCAGGTTAtgggcagcagcagcagcagctgccACCTTACAACAGTTCATATGGTGGTGGTTATTCTCAGTCTCCAGCTTATTCTACAGATGCCAATGCTGGGGGAAATGCAGCACCATCTTCTCAGAGTGGCCAAGCTAGCGGAGCTGCCAAAGCATCACCTCAGAGCTAA